From the bacterium genome, the window ATGAGGAAGTCACAGGCCACCTGTTGCAGCTCTGCCTCATCGTCCCCCAGATCCACCATGTTCATGCAGAAGCAGGCCTCTATGGTCTCCGTCCCCATGGCCCCGGTGTAGCAGTCCAGCGCCTGGCGGAGGTCCTCGGCTAACTGCTTCGCTCCGAGATAGCCCGTTCCCCCGGCCCTCTTCTCCAGCGCCCAGCACGAGATCTGAAAGCGCGAATCGCTCTTACCCACCGGGCCGTCGTGGGTTGGCCAGGGGAGGCCCGATATGCGGGTGACGGTCAGCGCCGGGAAGGTGGGTTCCTGGGGCAGCTTGCGGGGATGGACCCTGCCCCCCACGGCGGCGATGTTGGCGACAAGCCAGGTGTGCAGCTCGGTTTCTATCACAGCAGCTTCTCCAATGCCCTCTTTATCTCCCGCTTGACCTCGGCCTTATTCTCGTCTAAGGCTGGCCTCAAGTAGGCATGGGGCCCCTGGTTATACTTGCGGCCCCGGGAATCCGTGCCCCTGAAACCAAACTCCATGCGGCGGGCGTACTCCACGTCGGTCCCCACCCGGACTACCGCCTCGTCCTTGCCCGAACTCTCGGACTCGATATGGATGGAACTGCGGAGGTTGCCCGTCTTATAGGGTGCCTTTCTCTTAGCCGAGTTCATCACCTTCATGGCCCCGACGGTGACGGCGGCCTCCATCTTCGTATTGGCGCTATCCACTATCTTCTGGAACTTCTTTGAAAGGCCATCCGCGCCTTCGAGCTTCATCCCCATTACTTCGCCTTCTTCTTCGCTGCCTTCTTCGCCGGTTTCTTCGCGGGCGGCTTCGGCGGTTTTTCCTCTGCAGGTTTCTGCGGGGTGGGCCTGGTGGCTATCTCGGCCACGCCCATCCCGATATAGGCCTGGGCCAGCCACTTCGCCATCTTCACCTCTTCGCCCTTCTCGTAGCCCATGCCGTCGATGTACATGTTTTCCTTAAACCTTATCTTCAGCAATCAGCTCACCCCCCTCCGGGAACCAGCACCGCCTCTGCTTCTCTGTCAGTAGGTTGTATTTCTCTACGACCGCCCTGGCCGCGTCCAGTTTGGCCTGCGGTATGGGGGCGGGTTCTAAGGCGTCCATCGTTTCTACAACTGGTGTACGGATTGATGCAGGCTCCCCCGGCTTTTCCTCTACCTCCGGGGCCAGCAGGTCGGTCAGCAGCATGGAGAAGATGCCGGTCTCGTCCGGCTCCTGGTTGATGTGTTGGGTGAAGCAGGGGTTGCCTTTGTCGTCTTCCCCCCATACCCCCACCGTCGGGCCTATCTGCTCTACGCGGGTTATGCGGATTTCCATCTACGCCACCCTCCTTGCCCTCGGCGGTGGGGCTTGCAGGGTGCTGTAGTACTCACACTCCTCATCCCCCCATGCCACGCCCCTGTAGGTGAAGGGGAGGATGAGGCCGTTGAGGGGGTCTAACCCTGCGCCACGGTTGCCGAAGTATATTGTTGCCGCTGCTGCTCCCATTAGCCCCGAACCCGCACCTGCATTTTGCGTGGTGAAAGCCGTCCCACCCAGATATGCGAGCATATTTCCCGCAGCATCCCTTGAAGCAGCAATAACCTTCATTGTCCCAGCGGGCCAATCGGTGGCATCAACCGCTTCCGTACATCCCCTTACCGCACCC encodes:
- a CDS encoding DUF3168 domain-containing protein, with the protein product MIETELHTWLVANIAAVGGRVHPRKLPQEPTFPALTVTRISGLPWPTHDGPVGKSDSRFQISCWALEKRAGGTGYLGAKQLAEDLRQALDCYTGAMGTETIEACFCMNMVDLGDDEAELQQVACDFLITHTEA
- a CDS encoding HK97-gp10 family putative phage morphogenesis protein is translated as MGMKLEGADGLSKKFQKIVDSANTKMEAAVTVGAMKVMNSAKRKAPYKTGNLRSSIHIESESSGKDEAVVRVGTDVEYARRMEFGFRGTDSRGRKYNQGPHAYLRPALDENKAEVKREIKRALEKLL